In Gossypium hirsutum isolate 1008001.06 chromosome D06, Gossypium_hirsutum_v2.1, whole genome shotgun sequence, one genomic interval encodes:
- the LOC107940705 gene encoding AP-2 complex subunit sigma isoform X2: MIRFVLLQNRQGKTRLAKYYVPLEDSEKHKVEYEVHRLVVNRDPKFTNFVEFRTHKVIYRRYAGLFFSLCVDITDNELAYLECIHLFVEILDHFFSNVCELDLVFNFHKVYLILDEFILAGELQETSKKQDQFSL, encoded by the exons ATG ATCCGATTCGTTTTGTTGCAAAACAGGCAAGGCAAGACTCGTTTAGCCAAATACTATGTTCCCCTTGAagattctgagaaacacaaggtCGAATACGAG GTTCATCGATTGGTGGTTAATAGAGATCCAAAATTTACCAATTTCGTTGAG TTTCGTACGCATAAGGTAATTTACAGGCGGTATGCCGGATTGTTCTTCTCCTTGTGTGTTGACATAACCGATAACGAGTTGGCATACTTGGAATGCATCCATTTATTTGTGGAGATATTGGATCATTTCTTCAGCAATGTTTGTGAGCTTGACTTGGTTTTCAATTTTCACAAG GTCTATCTGATACTCGATGAATTCATTCTTGCTGGAGAGCTTCAAGAAACAAGCAAAAAG cAGGACCAGTTTTCTCTTTGA
- the LOC107940717 gene encoding WEB family protein At1g75720 gives MEGDQGGVMMIKRAEIDTRAPFRSVKEAVALFGEKVLAGEVYATKLKEMRGEASGNVNSKLGTVAAELEETKYNLERAREESTAMANRLTSLKEELERTKRELQKMKDRETEKLMMEFEIEDVKIVPDTTKFEVEKTRMSNERGPELQKKRYVTFANPPSLAQVMVPQGVEKLERHPSLRKKKKPLIPLIGGIFSRKKGNPEIASSP, from the exons atggaaGGTGATCAAGGTGGAGTTATGATGATTAAAAGGGCCGAGATAGATACTAGGGCACCATTCAGGTCGGTTAAAGAAGCTGTTGCCTTGTTCGGTGAGAAAGTTTTGGCCGGTGAAGTTTACGCCACCAAGCTCAAGGAG ATGCGTGGTGAAGCAAGTGGAAATGTTAATTCCAAGCTCGGAACCGTGGCAGCCGAGCTTGAGGAAACGAAATATAACCTCGAAAGGGCTCGGGAAGAGAGTACAGCAATGGCGAATCGTCTCACTTCTCTCAAAGAAGAGCTCGAAAGAACGAAGCGAGAACTACAAAAGATGAAGGATCGAGAAACCGAGAAACTAATGATGGAGTTTGAGATCGAAGACGTCAAGATTGTACCGGACACGACTAAATTCGAAGTCGAGAAAACACGGATGTCGAACGAGCGAGGACCGGAGCTTCAAAAGAAACGATACGTGACGTTCGCGAATCCGCCGTCCTTGGCTCAAGTTATGGTCCCACAAGGTGTGGAGAAATTAGAGAGACACCCTTCgttaagaaaaaagaagaaaccaTTGATTCCATTGATTGGAGGGATATTTTCCAGGAAAAAAGGAAACCCAGAAATTGCATCAAGTCCTTGA
- the LOC107940720 gene encoding gibberellin-regulated protein 11, whose amino-acid sequence MAISNTLLATLLVSLLLLLGFVESSSDPMVITNMVEQSFTDDKIDCDEACKERCKLSSRPNLCKRACGTCCDRCNCVPPGTSGNYDVCPCYRDMTTHGGKHKCP is encoded by the exons ATGGCCATCTCCAATACTCTTTTGGCTACCCTTCTTGTTTCTCTTTTGCTGTTACTTGGCTTTGTTGAGTCGTCGTCTGATCCAATG gTGATCACCAACATGGTGGAACAGTCTTTCACCGACGACAAAATAG ATTGTGACGAAGCTTGTAAGGAGAGGTGCAAGTTATCGTCCAGGCCGAACCTTTGTAAGAGAGCTTGCGGGACATGCTGCGACCGATGCAATTGCGTGCCGCCGGGCACCTCCGGTAACTATGATGTGTGCCCGTGCTACCGTGACATGACCACCCATGGCGGCAAACATAAATGCCCTTAG
- the LOC107940725 gene encoding uncharacterized protein, which yields MIASHTSHKAPVKAKNKGLSPITIMSFVIQVKDSEDRVNSVSSPKLNFSAMKLFNRFRKVLMRLVFSGKSNMGGGGACKEKNCERFEPPKTSCSSYYSSHSHYSEAIADCIEFFNKSAAQEGISDGRRSDVLV from the coding sequence ATGATAGCAAGTCACACTTCCCATAAGGCACCTGTCAAAGCAAAAAACAAAGGGTTATCACCAATCACCATTATGAGCTTTGTTATACAAGTGAAGGACAGTGAAGACCGAGTTAACTCAGTCTCCTCCCCCAAGTTAAATTTCTCGGCGATGAAGCTGTTTAATCGTTTCCGTAAGGTTCTTATGCGGCTAGTGTTTTCAGGCAAGTCAAATATGGGCGGCGGCGGTGCCTGTAAGGAAAAGAACTGTGAGAGGTTCGAGCCACCGAAGACTTCATGTAGCTCTTATTATTCTTCACATTCGCATTACAGTGAAGCCATTGCGGATTGTATTGAGTTCTTTAATAAGTCAGCAGCACAAGAAGGGATTTCGGATGGTCGGAGATCTGATGTTTTGGTTTAA
- the LOC107940731 gene encoding putative HVA22-like protein g isoform X1, giving the protein MIGSFLTRGLVMVFGYAYPAYECYKTVELNRPEVEQLRFWCQYWILVAVLTVCERIGDAFISWVPMYSEAKLVFFIYLWYPKTRGTTYVYDSFFRPYVAKHENEIDRNLLELRTRAGDMAVLYWQRAASYGQTRIFDILQYVASQSTPRPRPARNPQAQGPRPRQPSGMPNRQPSNKAQPAQLEDEEPPSPTSSTSSTQHQKEVAEEVGPLKVPSQVGPSKVPPQVGPSKAPSQVSKPATPSASSNSQKADTASESTNQPAESDAEATQIESVPLSAGNGSTDLPPKETLMEESIRLTRGRLRKTRSTTR; this is encoded by the exons ATGATTGGATCCTTTCTCACCAGAGGACTTGT GATGGTTTTTGGCTATGCGTACCCAGCCTACGAGTGTTACAAGACTGTTGAATTAAATAGGCCCGAGGTTGAGCAGCTGCGCTTTTGGTGCCAGTACTG GATATTGGTGGCTGTTTTAACAGTTTGTGAGAGAATTGGTGATGCATTTATATCATG GGTTCCAATGTACAGTGAAGCTAAGTTGGTATTCTTTATATATCTGTGGTATCCTAAAACGAGG GGAACTACTTATGTGTATGACTCCTTCTTCAGACCATATGTTGCAAAGCATGAAAATGAAATTGACCGTAATTTGTTAGAACTAAGGACTAGAGCTGGAGATATGGCTGTTCTTTACTGGCAAAGAGCTGCAAGCTATGGTCAGACAAGAATTTTTGACATCCTGCAGTATGTTGCTTCACAGTCAACCCCCAGACCTCGCCCTGCTCGG AATCCGCAGGCTCAAGGTCCCAGGCCTCGTCAACCATCTGGCATGCCTAACCGTCAACCATCTAATAAAGCACAACCAGCACAACTGGAGGACGAAGAACCACCTTCTCCGACATCTAGCACGTCTTCGACTCAACACCAAAAGGAAGTGGCTGAAGAGGTGGGACCTTTGAAGGTGCCTTCACAGGTGGGACCTTCAAAGGTGCCTCCGCAGGTGGGACCTTCAAAGGCGCCTTCGCAGGTGTCTAAACCAGCTACCCCATCAGCATCCTCGAATAGCCAAAAAGCAGATACTGCATCGGAAAGTACCAACCAGCCTGCAGAAAGTGATGCAGAAGCAACacaaattgaatcagtgccactTTCTGCAGGAAATGGAAGCACAGACCTTCCTCCAAAAGAGACTCTGATGGAAGAAAGCATTCGACTCACGCGTGGTAGGTTAAGGAAAACCCGATCCACAACCCGTTAA
- the LOC107940713 gene encoding protein SPA, chloroplastic yields MSMTPSLSRLHSPFLCCPLKHSTPSLSIKCGRSYRSPASYPCIRAVDLDQNTIVAVSVGLVSVAVGIGIPIFYETQIDNAASRENTQPCFPCNGSGAQRCRFCMGSGTITVELGGYEKEVSKCVNCEGIGSLTCTTCQGSGIQPRYLDRREFKDDD; encoded by the exons atgtcgATGACCCCTTCGCTCTCTCGTCTTCACTCTCCGTTCCTTTGCTGTCCACTCAAACACTCAACTCCGTCATTATCCATCAAATGTGGAAGGAGCTACCGGTCGCCGGCATCTTATCCTTGCATCAGAGCCGTTGATCTTGATCAGAACACA ATAGTAGCAGTGTCGGTTGGGCTTGTCAGCGTTGCGGTTGGGATTGGCATTCCCATCTTCTACGAAACTCAAATCGATAACGCT GCAAGCCGAGAAAATACCCAACCATGCTTCCCTTGCAATGGCTCCGGTGCCC AGAGGTGTAGATTTTGCATGGGAAGTGGAACGATTACCGTAGAGCTCGGTGGCTACGAAAAAGAAGTCTCGAAATGTGTCAATTGCGAAGGAATCGGTTCCTTAACATGCACTACTTGCCAAGGTAGTGGGATTCAGCCTCGGTATCTTGATCGCAG GGAATTTAAAGATGATGACTGA
- the LOC107940705 gene encoding AP-2 complex subunit sigma isoform X1, protein MIRFVLLQNRQGKTRLAKYYVPLEDSEKHKVEYEVHRLVVNRDPKFTNFVEFRTHKVIYRRYAGLFFSLCVDITDNELAYLECIHLFVEILDHFFSNVCELDLVFNFHKVYLILDEFILAGELQETSKKAIIERMGELEKLE, encoded by the exons ATG ATCCGATTCGTTTTGTTGCAAAACAGGCAAGGCAAGACTCGTTTAGCCAAATACTATGTTCCCCTTGAagattctgagaaacacaaggtCGAATACGAG GTTCATCGATTGGTGGTTAATAGAGATCCAAAATTTACCAATTTCGTTGAG TTTCGTACGCATAAGGTAATTTACAGGCGGTATGCCGGATTGTTCTTCTCCTTGTGTGTTGACATAACCGATAACGAGTTGGCATACTTGGAATGCATCCATTTATTTGTGGAGATATTGGATCATTTCTTCAGCAATGTTTGTGAGCTTGACTTGGTTTTCAATTTTCACAAG GTCTATCTGATACTCGATGAATTCATTCTTGCTGGAGAGCTTCAAGAAACAAGCAAAAAG GCTATAATAGAGAGAATGGGAGAGCTGGAGAAGCTAGAGTAA
- the LOC107940731 gene encoding HVA22-like protein i isoform X2 — protein MIGSFLTRGLVMVFGYAYPAYECYKTVELNRPEVEQLRFWCQYWILVAVLTVCERIGDAFISWVPMYSEAKLVFFIYLWYPKTRGTTYVYDSFFRPYVAKHENEIDRNLLELRTRAGDMAVLYWQRAASYGQTRIFDILQYVASQSTPRPRPARAQGPRPRQPSGMPNRQPSNKAQPAQLEDEEPPSPTSSTSSTQHQKEVAEEVGPLKVPSQVGPSKVPPQVGPSKAPSQVSKPATPSASSNSQKADTASESTNQPAESDAEATQIESVPLSAGNGSTDLPPKETLMEESIRLTRGRLRKTRSTTR, from the exons ATGATTGGATCCTTTCTCACCAGAGGACTTGT GATGGTTTTTGGCTATGCGTACCCAGCCTACGAGTGTTACAAGACTGTTGAATTAAATAGGCCCGAGGTTGAGCAGCTGCGCTTTTGGTGCCAGTACTG GATATTGGTGGCTGTTTTAACAGTTTGTGAGAGAATTGGTGATGCATTTATATCATG GGTTCCAATGTACAGTGAAGCTAAGTTGGTATTCTTTATATATCTGTGGTATCCTAAAACGAGG GGAACTACTTATGTGTATGACTCCTTCTTCAGACCATATGTTGCAAAGCATGAAAATGAAATTGACCGTAATTTGTTAGAACTAAGGACTAGAGCTGGAGATATGGCTGTTCTTTACTGGCAAAGAGCTGCAAGCTATGGTCAGACAAGAATTTTTGACATCCTGCAGTATGTTGCTTCACAGTCAACCCCCAGACCTCGCCCTGCTCGG GCTCAAGGTCCCAGGCCTCGTCAACCATCTGGCATGCCTAACCGTCAACCATCTAATAAAGCACAACCAGCACAACTGGAGGACGAAGAACCACCTTCTCCGACATCTAGCACGTCTTCGACTCAACACCAAAAGGAAGTGGCTGAAGAGGTGGGACCTTTGAAGGTGCCTTCACAGGTGGGACCTTCAAAGGTGCCTCCGCAGGTGGGACCTTCAAAGGCGCCTTCGCAGGTGTCTAAACCAGCTACCCCATCAGCATCCTCGAATAGCCAAAAAGCAGATACTGCATCGGAAAGTACCAACCAGCCTGCAGAAAGTGATGCAGAAGCAACacaaattgaatcagtgccactTTCTGCAGGAAATGGAAGCACAGACCTTCCTCCAAAAGAGACTCTGATGGAAGAAAGCATTCGACTCACGCGTGGTAGGTTAAGGAAAACCCGATCCACAACCCGTTAA
- the LOC107940701 gene encoding hexokinase-2, chloroplastic encodes MSVTAIATATPSATGSFRTRRSTNGVSRFKMSVRSGSVSMAAAPMLTKLQQDCATPLPVLRNVAASMSDDIRAGLAVDGGSDLKMILSYVDSLPTGDEKGLFYALDLGGTNFRVLRVELGGKDKRVIAIESDQVSIPQELMSATSEELFDFIASALANFAHKDGNFPGKKGEIGFTFSFPVKQTSIDSGILIKWTKGFAVSGTAGKDVVACLNEAMDRKGIDMRVSALVNDTVATLAGARYWDDDVMVAVILGTGTNACYVERMDCIPKFQGEFSPSGRTIVNLEWGAFSKGLPLTVFDRDMDAASINPGEQIFEKTISGMYLGEIARRALLHMAEEGSLFGKSMPEKLSMPFVLGTPDLSTMQQDGTEDLHTVGSVLYNVAGVESNLSSRKIVLEVCDTVVKRAARLAGAGIVGILQKIEKDTKDAIFGKRTVVAMDGGLYERYPQYRRYLKEAVAELLGPETSQNIVIEHSKDGSGIGAALLAATNSKYGRNL; translated from the exons ATGTCGGTCACTGCAATAGCAACTGCAACACCGTCAGCCACTGGATCGTTCCGTACCAGGCGATCCACGAACGGGGTATCTCGGTTCAAGATGTCCGTCCGATCTGGCTCCGTTTCAATGGCTGCGGCTCCCATGTTAACCAAGCTACAGCAAGACTGCGCCACTCCTTTGCCGGTCCTTCGCAACGTGGCCGCCTCCATGTCTGATGATATCCGTGCAGGCCTTGCCGTTGATGGCGGCAGCGATCTCAAGATGATCCTCAGCTACGTCGATAGTTTGCCTACTGG ggatgaAAAAGGATTGTTTTACGCTTTGGATCTGGGAGGAACAAATTTTCGTGTTTTGAGGGTTGAATTAGGTGGGAAAGATAAGCGTGTGATCGCCATTGAATCCGACCAAGTTTCAATCCCACAAGAACTCATGTCTGCTACATCTGAG GAGCTGTTTGATTTTATTGCTTCAGCTTTGGCAAATTTTGCTCATAAAGATGGAAACTTTCCTGGAAAAAAAGGTGAAATTGGGTTCACTTTTTCATTCCCAGTGAAGCAAACATCCATTGATTCTGGGATATTGATTAAGTGGACCAAAGGTTTTGCTGTCTCTGGAACG GCTGGAAAAGATGTCGTTGCTTGTCTGAATGAAGCTATGGATCGGAAAGGGATAGATATGAGAGTGTCTGCCTTG GTGAATGATACGGTAGCTACTTTGGCTGGAGCTCGATATTGGGATGATGATGTTATGGTTGCTGTTATTTTGGGTACCGGAACGAATGCTTGCTATGTGGAACGGATGGATTGCATTCCTAAATTTCAAGGCGAGTTTTCCCCTTCCGGAAGAACA ATTGTGAACCTTGAGTGGGGAGCATTCTCAAAAGGCCTTCCTTTAACAGTGTTCGATAGAGATATGGATGCTGCTAGTATCAATCCTGGAGAGCAG ATATTTGAGAAGACAATCTCTGGAATGTACCTCGGTGAAATTGCACGAAGAGCTCTGCTGCATATGGCTGAAGAAGGTTCTCTGTTTGGGAAATCCATGCCAGAAAAACTGTCCATGCCTTTTGTACTCGG AACCCCGGATTTATCTACAATGCAGCAAGACGGCACAGAAGATCTGCACACCGTTGGATCAGTCCTATACAACGTAGCCGGG GTCGAGTCCAACCTAAGTTCAAGGAAGATTGTTCTAGAGGTATGCGACACAGTCGTGAAGCGAGCTGCACGATTAGCTGGTGCGGGGATAGTGGGGATTCTTCAAAAGATAGAGAAAGATACAAAAGATGCCATCTTCGGAAAACGAACGGTAGTGGCAATGGACGGAGGCTTGTATGAGCGGTACCCTCAGTATAGAAGGTACTTAAAAGAGGCTGTAGCCGAGCTTCTTGGACCGGAAACATCCCAAAACATTGTGATAGAGCACTCCAAGGACGGATCCGGGATTGGGGCTGCTCTCTTGGCCGCTACAAACTCCAAGTATGGTCGAAATCTTTAG